The following nucleotide sequence is from Acyrthosiphon pisum isolate AL4f chromosome A2, pea_aphid_22Mar2018_4r6ur, whole genome shotgun sequence.
ATAATCTTAACTGCACTTCTACTAGCCAATGTGATTCTAACAAGACCCTAAACAATAAAATCCGTTCTCTGTTTCGGAAATCTgctttttaaagtaaaatctaGCTAgaattgactattttttttaaacgtttgttGTATACGCCGATCACATCCGACGCGTAGCTAAGCTATTAAacatacacaattaaaatataaatatagatcatatttttattgttttttattctatacagTGCAACAATCGATCACTGCTAAAGAACCCCCATCATAAATTGTCCAGTCCTAGGTATCACtatcatatattaatacttaacctatatttattttgctacatctagtttaattttactaaaaccTACTAACTAAGACTAAATATCTATTagatgtttttacatattacataggtacctaaatgttttCTTAACCCAGTtagatattagttttaatatcaataatgtttatgtttataaattaagcaTGATATTATGCACACCCcaatgtaacataaaatatgtcctggtgttttaaaattattatttcagctAGGGACAACTGGACTAGAACCTATAGggtgtttcggttccggttattaaattaatttgtttaagggttccggttttgtttcggttttctaaaaaaatataagggttctagaaccggttaatttcggttattttcggttaattttgatttctgattattaaagatttattaaaaaaatagtctgaaataatttatttattcatgtttaaattgtaattatttcatgaaaatagaaggtaatatgaaaagttaaaaaaacattaaaacaataccAACATCACCATTGCTGACTGCCGCCGTGCTAGGTCAGCGCACGTCGtcaatgtcatataaaatggattttcttatctactaggtatttttagttttacaatgttgaataatattatgcccatattattatttataactttactatatattttcactCGACTAGAggtttatttctattaataatcaattgcTTGATAGTGTTGATAGGACTTTCTGGTAGTCTGGTTCTATGTTGACGAATTACAAGTCGCaacacataataaaaataacattaaaagattttacttttatttttctgaatctGCAAACggacaaacaaaataataatttctatagtcTCACTTTTACTAGTCCAAATATCCAGTCTACCCTAACCTAAATaacctttttataattaaggTTACGGTTACGGTtacggtttttcatttttggaaataaaggttccggttcccgTTACGGTTCCTAAATTTTTAAGGTTAaccggttccagaaccggttcttttcggttccggttctggtcCTAACTTAGGAATGACATTTAAACGATATGGATttcatatataaaaagaaaccgAAGTTGATGTTGTAACGTGATCAACAACCATGATATAGGTTATTGATGTTTATTGTTCTTCTCCTAAAGAGTTGtcgttaatatataatttaatagtaatcaATTATCATTCAAAATTTCTGTTATTGTTGGACCATCATATAGATGGTTGTAACTTTTGAGTTGAGGCACTTCGAACATTTTCGTGTATAGGTGATGGACGATGGACGATGGTGTAGGCATACTATTAATGTTATAACCTAATATAAATCTTTCGTGTTCTGTTTGATCTATTATTTCGTCACAATCATGAaatcatattacaattaattacaactcacaaggataaaaaaaatgagtttaCCTATGCAAATACACAAacatgattaataaaaaatttaaaaaccgatATTTTTCAGTAGAAGTTCAATTTTACAGtatacttgtaagttgtagcaGGCACGCCCGCAGAGATGTAGCTCACTaggtgcaaaatatttttagtgtcaATATAAGCTGTGGAAGGCTtcgccccccacacccccctaacaataattatatgatatatattctttattatCAATGAtgggtataacaaaatatatttaaaacataactcatgtctcattttatttattacttctaatcaaaatgtatattcttgtttacattatatattaatgcattattaatcATTGAAAAGCAATGCCAACCGCCTAGAACTCAATCCAAACTTTCCAATAACACCTTCTTATTGCTGTTCAAAAAATTCCTTATTTTCGTACGTTTTTCGATGAATATTAATCAGACGTAAAATACTTAACCTTTTATTTCCCATTCTGTTTCTCAACCATGTCTTTAAACGACGTAATGTGCTAAAATATaacgacaatttattttataagaatataggGTAATATACCGAATAAAAAAATGAGAacctataatatagaaaaatattacgttatcacgttttattttaaagttaataatgtGATGTCTACatgagtaaaatttaaaacccaaaatgtaaataatataattataccatcataatatatacagcatGTCAGTTAATCAGAATACACCaattccatataataaaaatgcctCTAACATACCCNNNNNNNNNNNNNNNNNNNNNNNNNNNNNNNNNNNNNNNNNNNNNNNNNNNNNNNNNNNNNNNNNNNNNNNNNNNNNNNNNNNNNNNNNNNNNNNNNNNNNNNNNNNNNNNNNNNNNNNNNNNNNNNNNNNNNNNNNNNNNNNNNNNNNNNNNNNNNNNNNNNNNNNNNNNNNNNNNNNNNNNNNNNNNNNNNNNNNNNNNNNNNNNNNNNNNNNNNNNNNNNNNNNNNNNNNNNNNNNNNNNNNNNNNNNNNNNNNNNNNNNNNNNNNNNNNNNNNNNNNNNNNNNNNNNNNNNNNNNNNNNNNNNNNNNNNNNNNNNNNNNNNNNNNNNNNNNNNNNNNNNNNNNNNNNNNNNNNNNNNNNNNNNNNNNNNNNNNNNNNNNNNNNNNNNNNNNNNNNNNNNNNNNNNNNNNNNNNNNNNNNNNNNNNNNNNNNNNNNNNNNNNNNNNNNNNNNNNNNNNNNNNNNNNNNNNNNNNNNNNNNNNNNNNNNNNNNNNNNNNNNNNNNNNNNNNNNNNNNNNNNNNNNNNNNNNNNNNNNNNNNNNNNNNNNNNNNNgcgccccccccccctccggACGTGCCCgagttgtaggtatacaaatattaaaaataagttggAAAAGATGAAAAATAAAGGTGTTATTTATATGCTATAGCctatatacagagtgttccaAATTTCGTGTGGCAAAAGACAGATCTGCCCCGTAAGAACCAGTGTAATCCCCACCATTTTTGTCACACGAAATTTGGAAGACCCtgtatataggacataggtacctacataatatttataaatgtgcagtcgtgaaaatttatttataaacaattgatGAATTAACAGTTTCATATTGAAAAAGGAGTACCTATGTGTtgcaaccaaaaaatatatataataatatatacctaatgttaacaattaacaatgttaattaggttttaaaattacgatggtataaacatcaataatcaaaacaaaaaaaaatacaaattcctCCAATTGAATTCTATATACAACAGTTCTGGTTCCCTTCTTGATTTGATATTCGCTAATAAAGAAAGTATCTCTGTTGATGTAGCTCCAGTCAGTCTTGTCCCTTGTGACAGATATCATCCAGCTTTGTCATTTAATTATCAAGTTCCTGTCCCTTTACTTATGCTAGATGATAGTCACTCGTTTCGTGATTTTAACAATGCTGACTTTGACTCTATTGCTAAAGCCTTAGCCGACAATGACTGGTCTATTACTTTTAACATTCAGCCTGCTGACTTATCTGCCACAAGGCTACAGGATTCTATTCTTGACGCCATTCAACGATTCGTTCCACTTAAACCATTTCGTAGATCAACCTTCCCTTCATGGGTTTCCCCTGCTCTCAAAtctcttctttttaaaaaaaaatcagctcataaaaaattcaaaaaaacagGCTCGTTTCATGACTACAACTCGTTTTCCAATCTACGTTCTCAATGTAAAGCACTatctaaatcatgtttaaggaCTCATATCAATGTTGCTCAGTCTCGACTTACCTCTAGCCCACGTGATTTTTGGTCCTTCATAAAAAAGAGTCGTGACTCTTCTTCGATTCCTAATCAAGTATACTTGAATGATATCTCTGCTAATGGTCCTGATGTTGCAGAACTTTTTTCTTCTTTCTTTGCCTCTACTTATAACAACCTTCAGCTGCCCCTAACTTAGCTCTAATGAATATTGAAATCCAGCNNNNNNNNNNNNNNNNNNNNNNNNNNNNNNNNNNNNNNNNNNNNNNNNNNNNNNNNNNNNNNNNNNNNNNNNNNNNNNNNNNNNNNNNNNNNNNNNNNNNNNNNNNNNNNNNNNNNNNNNNNNNNNNNNNNNNNNNNNNNNNNNNNNNNNNNNNNNNNNNNNNNNNNNNNNNNNNNNNNNNNNNNNNNNNNNNNNNNNNNNNNNNNNNNNNNNNNNNNNNNNNNNNNNNNNNNNNNNNNNNNNNNNNNNNNNNNNNNNNNNNNNNNNNNNNNNNNNNNNNNNNNNNNNNNNNNNNNNNNNNNNNNNNNNNNNNNNNNNNNNNNNNNNNNNNNNNNNNNNNNNNNNNNNNNNNNNNNNNNNNNNNNNNNNNNNNNNNNNNNNNNNNNNNNNNNNNNNNNNNNNNNNNNNNNNNNNNNNNNNNNNNNNNNNNNNNNNNNNNNNNNNNNNNNNNNNNNNNNNNNNNNNNNNNNNNNNNNNNNNNNNNNNNNNNNNNNNNNNNNNNNNNNNNNNNNNNNNNNNNNNNNNNNNNNNNNNNNNNNNNNNNNNNNNNNNNNNNNNNNNNNNNNNNNNNNNNNNNNNNNNNNNNNNNNNNNNNNNNNNNNNNNNNNNNNNNNNNNNNNNNNNNNNNNNNNNNNNNNNNNNNNNNNNNNNNNNNNNNNNNNNNNNNNNNNNNNNNNNNNNNNNNNNNNNNNNNNNNNNNNNNNNNNNNNNNNNNNNNNNNNNNNNNNNNNNNNNNNNNNNNNNNNNNNNNNNNNNNNNNNNNNNNNNNNNNNNNNNNNNNNNNNNNNNNNNNNNNNNNNNNNNNNNNNNNNNNNNNNNNNNNNNNNNNNNNNNNNNNNNNNNNNNNNNNNNNNNNNNNNNNNNNNNNNNNNNNNNNNNNNNNNNNNNNNNNNNNNNNNNNNNNNNNNNNNNNNNNNNNNNNNNNNNNNNNNNNNNNNNNNNNNNNNNNNNNNNNNNNNNNNNNNNNNNNNNNNNNNNNNNNNNNNNNNNNNNNNNNNNNNNNNNNNNNNNNNNNNNNNNNNNNNNNNNNNNNNNNNNNNNNNNNNNNNNNNNNNNNNNNNNNNNNNNNNNNNNNNNNNNNNNNNNNNNNNNNNNNNNNNNNNNNNNNNNNNNNNNNNNNNNNNNNNNNNNNNNNNNNNNGAAAGACTAAATTAATCATGAACATATAACGATATTGGGAAATGGTTGTAGCGACCTCGGCTGTAACGCTACTTTGTATACGATTTCAGTATGGTGATGACAAAAACTCCGATCCAGGCAAGTAAAGTCTATCACACGACTGATGACAGATCAATCGCGCACAACCGTGGTAAGCTTCTAGTTGTGACTATACCTCCTAATACTACCGTAGAGCTAAACGCGACTGACAAGTCCATTTCTCTAGATCGACAAGGAATGTGGATTAGCCTCCCTGGATCTACTTTAATGGTATCTGAAAATCAATCACTGACAAATTATTCGTCCTTCAAACATTCGCAGCAGGAGCCCCCCCCacgaattttttgattttctaggggaaggaaggtcgtgcgaattttcaaaataggcgtgggaattcgtgcgaattacgtgctaaatatctgtatagtttgtttatagattttcctttgggggggggggggggggctggcgcaacgtacgtggtttccaattttttcagatttcggttttgaatttaataccggtttccaattttttacggtttcgattttgaatttaataccagttccaatttatttcggtttcggtttaaaattataataccggtatccaattttttcaggtttcggttttgactttaataccggtatccaatttttttcggttacggttttaaaacggtttctgaaatcggtttcaagccctggtatatttaatgatattattgtaaacaaagtaatttatgtattacctatttacgtggaaatttgttttaaattttcaatcccaAGCTATtgatctatttataaatttttaacaacaaaatagttattaatttttgtcaaaactcgaactttaaatgcttccCAAATTTTGACCTCCACAATGCACCAAacagattcactttcccatcaaacaagatactgaagttaaaaatcgaagAATAATATAGACTACTTTTCGTgtacacacaaaaaataaaaaaaataaaacacaaattgtaaaatcaatacattcacactccgctcagaatctacaaaaaaaaaactataatatagtcaatgTTCGACTATTCTCATGGTGATAAATTAAGCTTCTGAACTAGGATTATAGTCTAATATCGGGCCTTGAGTCCTTCCAATCATGAAACATAcccacaattttaaatttatggatgttacctatattaccattagtaatgataaaatttagaatatattcCAATATTTGTATAGCCTATAGAGATAAATTAGTATAAACTCAAAATAGTACAATCTgctcaagtaggtacctatttggcCATACATAACTATTAACACTTTACACTTattagttaacaaattataatattgttatatattattacctatatagaattgtaattaatatatttatataaattagagttgtactttttaatttgattgctaatattgtacaattttcaattaGAATCTATTAACATACATTGATACATttaacattaatcattattatctaCAGAAAACTATACTACACTTAATATATGCCAAGGCTTTACTATCAAACAGCTGATAAATAACtgaaaagaaaataatgtaatttaaataattttccttaCACAATTAGTTTTAACCTATTTGAactttttatctattatttaatagataatttatctgCTTCATcactaacataataattatgttcagCAGAATATGCCATTTTGTGTAGAGtaaaacatttgtatttagtataatttataaaattaaatcatttttgattCACTTCACACTCATATATTATACGCCTTCCCCTTatgaattaatacataaatataaaacacacatgaaacagtttaaaataaaagacaaaattatctttacagcgtttaattatataaaaaaatacttaaaaaataattttacattagttatcaccaaaataaattgaataagaaCAGTTTGTCAAATGTTgactattcattatttaaaaaaaaaaaaaaacaaatatgaacTGAATAAACAATACTAATATCTACGATGGATTTCCAAATTCCTAATTTTGTATGAAGCATTTAAATATgccactaaaaaataaataatgagcaCTGAATTTTGAGAAAGGGTgctctattttttaaataattaatcagtaaaatatttttacaattatataggtttttgaattaaattaatagccctatatataaaaaaaatattatattttttataatttgatcagATTATCAATGTTCACAAAGTATGGTAGGCACCTCCACGTCCCAAGTAGAAGAATCGGTATCCTACAAATCCGACTGCAACTATACCAAAAGCTAGGACCATGCCACctgaaattaatgaataaaaatatattataaaaagttacttttatatttttaaaacataaatttattcaatCTTACCTAAGAAACTTGGACCATCCCAACTTCTAGCCGGAGATGGTGCTGGAGATGGTTCTGTAGTAGTGGGTGGAACAGCAGTCGTACTATTTGGACTCAAAGTAGTTGTTGTACCATTTGGTGCGAGTGTAGTTGTTGATGGTTTAATTGTAGTTGTTGTAACATTTGGTGCTTGTGTAGTTGGTGGTGCAGTAGTAGTTGTTGTAGCAGTTGTTGTAGTAGGTATTGGAGTTGTCGTTGGTTTGGAAGTAGGTGGTACTACTGTAGTAGTTTTGTTATCTATTGTAGGTACTGTAGTACTTATGTTGCTTCCAGATGTTGTTGGTTTCAttggttctaaaaaaaaaaaatatacaaaaattatgataaaatacctagtcacaagtaaaatattttttacagagGTTCTTATTATatcattcttaaaatataactgacatgctactataatataaatattttttctctgcAAAGATTGAGGAatcatagatattttaatttttgatttgtgtTTCTATGGCAATTAACAATGTGATACACAAAATCGGTTAGATTTTGTCCAGCCCAAAAATATATCTATGTTAAAAagattttcaaaacaataaattcaaataatttgttaaaaataaataattaaaatgttgattaggtatataatattttttagacttattataaaaatataattcttccAAAAAATGTGTTGTTGCTTAAAACTTCAAAGATGGAGAAATAAGAAATTTGTAGATAGATTGAACAATAATGATTAgcaatttaacaaaattgatgcttaaaataaaagtaacttgtCTATTATCACCACGACCGAGctgtatacaatttatcaacCAGCCACCAGGCCTGAAATTACATCATTTACCTAATCTAAAGTGTAGATATTtctctatatttctataataggtatctttactattttaatgagttatttcctataatattttttaactagtattgaatttatacaactatattccattaagacaaataaataaaatgtgtgaaatacatttaaggataggtattaattgtaaaattgtcttatttttttttttttgagattagttatattattaaccatgttactattattttaaaaaaatgtataattattatttacttttgtttgaaagttttgtaaaggtatgtaaaaaatatcataatacaatgTTGGTCAACCCTGGAGTAgggtaatcattttttatacaatgcaGTGGCAGGGCTGCAAATGAATTCAACTAATCGCTTTTTATATTTAGGTTACGGgtctggtatataatataattaatatatatatatttttaattatgtctaGTTACaatcacatttaaaaatatcaatattcatcCATAGTCGTCATTTTAGGGGGGGatgcatttttaccaaacatttaaaaacgcCTTCTTTGgccaacaaaaaataaaatacatgtgcCGATAtcgaatatacctacctaagtgtattaaaatagatattcaGTCAATATCTTTAaaggggccggagtggcgcagtggtcacacagttgacttacgactcacacagtcatcggttcgattcatagcaaagtgcaaaaaatgtgtgtgattctacgcagtcaccattttcccgtgctgtcgtccgattgcgtcatccggtttccaactaggtcccactccactgggagtgaagaccgcacatgtctcctcttggagaaggggggtagtatcatgcatatagtgatatatacatagataaatagatcacatgatctccctactacccacttgtgataagcattgtcaaagaccttgaggtcgttacaatgaacaaatatagaaaaaaaaaaaaaaaaaaaatcttttaaaaaaaaaattgattgtttcatattttcaaaaactttttgaTGCAAATTTTCTAGAGCAAAGATTTGTTTAAGATGTTTGAAGTCATTGATGTGTccagtgatatttttttctccTAACTGCCCtcaattaatattctttataagccactaattattttaatttaataagtcaAAAATTGTATCCGAATTTCTCTTCCCAAAATCCTAGATTATAACTAGATTATAGATAGATAATTACCAATCTTAATTTAGGTGAACTTATTTCGTTACTTTCTAGCACCATTAtcagaaacataaaatataatatctttaattctAACTTTACCTACTGGAAGTacagtttcaaataaaaattgttcttatgaCTTAAGATAATTGAATCTTACATCAGGTCAATTACGGAAGATGAGCCCTTAAGTGACTAATTGGTTAGTAGATTAGAAAAATAAGAGGCTATAAATATTAACCCAAGCCATGCattggttaaattttcaaagttgaaaAATCTATGATatccatttatataaaaattttttaagacatataataggtaaatgttttattcttttttaacttaattaaattgaatttaccttgttaaatttaaataggaaatggaaaaatatataaatatatattaagtggCCTGTATATATTGTGCAATTGTGATATTGTGAGCAAGGGTGCTCAgagtaaatttcaaatttcgagCACTGAGAGAAAAGTTTTATgagaattttattaattttattattaaggtgTTTAAGCCCATACATTTAATTAACAAGTGTACCCTACTAGGAACCacaaaacaaataggtatacaaataaatacattataagtaaACATAACACATAATTAATCAgacaaaaatagtaacaatggttatatttttacaggtactaatataagtgacaacatattaaataaattgcacAAATATTCTACAGGCTACGGAAAGGGTATGTCCTCGCTTGAACCTCTCCCTCATTGGGTGCCTATTATTGTGACCCAATAATGGCaccaactttaaaaaaaaaactgaaatgacaccCCTGCATTCCTAATTACACTAAGAATCTAAGGTGatcaatttcaaaaacaaaaccgAAATAGAATAAGTCTCTATTGAAATAATAGATAAGATCAATTAGTCAACATTGTAAAgggtatttaaaatgtcaaagcATGTATAACaaagatcaaaatatttttatccaattAAAATTGATAGACAATGTTACAATGTTAAAAagatttaacaaaaattatcaaacaattagACATTATCTAAGTCTAGTCTAACAAGATAAGgcttaaaaattaagataaaataataaaattttataaacaatcgAAAGATTCCAGATATAGGTTAATTTTAGTGCTTAAAAACAAGTACCAATATAAATGTGATTTAACATGGACAAAACGGGCTGTCATAGAATGTATCGGATCATTAATGGAAAAACAATGGTCAatacaaataatcaatttattttatcaaagaaaaattgatttagataattatcattatattcaatatacacagtcaaatataatacatacctacagtaaatatttgataattacttaatatgctactttaaatttgacattttgttttgatattaaatttccGTCTATTAAACTCAAGGTAAATTACCAGTACacaatcaagaaaaaaatacatatttacaatagGTACCCACAAACatcgatatttaaaaacacaaggTAAAAATATTAGACTACAATAAAATGTCGCAATTGTTGTATGacacaattaaatatgaaacaataaGCAATAATGTAAGCTAAAATTCAAgtgtaacaaatatttacattattacctatttattcaccaaaaaaacattacctattttattaaaagaattaatgaagaaacttaaatacaattttacttatgtaggtaatcaatgcttatttaaaattaaattgttacatAATGTGTTAAGATACGATACTTCGGTCCAAATAAGCCTGTTTCTGTCTGGCGTCCAcataaaggtatatattatggtgaCTGGTGGAAGGTGAAAAAAGTTTGCATAACTGGTGCACTTATATTTGGACCGGAGTATAGAAAACCACATTTATTACTcattcaagtttaataataatataaaaattatattatttaactaccctacaaattaaaacattctcaatactcataaatcataatttattttattcctaaTAACCCtagtcaatattttaacaaaattattaatacatttatagatatttcatactaaaaaaattaaatattctataatttgtaAGATAATTTACTTCAAACATGCAATAGATTAAAACTGTGAAGAAAGAACAAAGTCATAATATGATCAACTCATCAgtttgtttgtaaaaataagataacatatttttaaattgactcAATATCAATACATCAAacgcgataataattattaatccaataagttgattaaaagcagaaaaatataaaaggcCCTATTCACTGTGATgcatttataagaaataatggTAGCACAATGTAAAAAGTTATCAAAGACATGCTATTGTTAAATAACAATGAACCACCACATCTGTATTATAATTCAATCAGTCGGTTGtgatatatgataaatattacatGTTGTTGAGGCAGTTTTGTAGTATCGGTTGTATTTCTATAAACAGAAATAACTCTTTAATCATCTAGTCGCAGTGACACAGTCAAAACCATTGTGGCCTAATTTCTCAACCTTGAACACAGTAAGCACTGAACAGTGTTTAAAAACAGTCAACGAGAGAGAAAAACTGCCGGGGGCGGATACCAAAGTTAGTGTAGAAAACAATCATTTGCGATAAATCAATAAGCGACAGTTAATAACCTAGCCCATAGATAGCAATGACAACTATGCGTTAACATTGctcacaagtcacaacacaAATAACGTGACGTCGGGAACGCAACTTGTAAACACCGCGGCCAAAGTCCAGTGGGTGGAGGGCAGAGGGAGGGAGGTGAACGGTACGTCGGCATGCGGAGTACGGAAGTCACAATCGAAACGCCACGGAATCGGTGGTTCCAATGGGTGGGTGGTGTGGGTGCAATCGCAAAAAACCCTCAGCGCGTTATCTATATAGTTTTTTGATTTCCGGTAACGGATTCGCGCGTGCGACAGGCTCGTCGGACAATGGCGATCCGTGAGGAAAACTAACGGCGAAGCGTACCTACTAGTGACGTCGCCGTTGACCTTGAACGGACGactgtcaatattattataactattgccGTCGTCGTTTCCGGCGTCGTAAATCTAGCGATCAGGGGCACAATGGCGGATACTCACCAGGAGGGAAGGACACGTCAGGTTTTTCCTGGTGGACATCAGCAGCTAGCGGAGACTTGACGGGGGTCGAGGTGGCGGCGGACACGCACGCGACGGCCAGGAGGACGACCACAGTTGTTTTCAACAAGACCATTTTGTCGAGTGTTCGATGGTGACGGTGACAAATGTGGGCGTGTGGTATCGTGTGCGGACAGACACTGACGTCGACAATGCAAAGAACCGTCGGGGAGTCGGTGGACGCAGTGACACGAGACTAATGACAACTCGACAACAGCAGACAAAGCGATCGACTGCGATCAATTGCCACACGTAACGTTATAGTCCACGGTGCAGCAGTGCTGTTGCGGCTACAACAAATAAAACGAgcgtagaatattattattattacaaactatCTTCGTGTGTGTGACGTGTGTATTGTGCAAGCACAacgtatatagatatattatacaataataataatatcatatagataaatttatatatatatatatatatatatgtgtgtgtattgtATACTTACGCGTGATTCGTGGGATTGtgttcgtgtgtgtgtgtgtaaaatcGGAATAAAGACTTCTGGACAGTGTTTATGGTGTAATACACTGACGTCGTCAACGCAGCTTCGTTATTGCGACTGAACAAACGTCGGAATCAGCTGTGCGCGCACTGCGCGACCCGTG
It contains:
- the LOC100169103 gene encoding integumentary mucin C.1, which gives rise to MVLLKTTVVVLLAVACVSAATSTPVKSPLAADVHQEKPDVSFPPEPMKPTTSGSNISTTVPTIDNKTTTVVPPTSKPTTTPIPTTTTATTTTTAPPTTQAPNVTTTTIKPSTTTLAPNGTTTTLSPNSTTAVPPTTTEPSPAPSPARSWDGPSFLGGMVLAFGIVAVGFVGYRFFYLGRGGAYHTL